TTGCGCGATTTCACCGTCGATTTCGCGCGCACCTACGAACTGGTGTCGAAAGCGCCCAAGGACTGCACCTTCGTCGCCGAAAGCGGCCTCACCACCCGCGCCGATCTCGACGCGATGGCCGAACACAACATCCACTGCTTCCTGATCGGCGAAGCGCTGATGCGCCAGGACGATGTAGAGGCCGCCACCCGCGCGCTGGTGGGATGAGCGCGGCGCTCGGCGCCTTCCCCTCCCTGAAAGGGAGGGGACCGAGGGGTGGGTCGGCCCGCGTGGGACCGCTCCGATCGCCTCAGCCCAGCCCTCCCCATCAGGGAGCCGAGCGCGAATGACCACCCTCACACCCCCGTTCGTGCCGAGCCCGTCGAAGCACGGGCCGCACACGCTGCCGTTCGGGGCACCGGCTTCGACACGCTCAGCCCGAACGGCGAAGGCTCCGCCATGCCAGATCTGACTCACCTCGACGAAACCGGCGCCGCACACATGGTCGATGTCGGCGGCAAGGCCGTCACCGCGCGGCAGGCGATCGCCACCGGCCGCATCACCATGTCGGCCGCCGCCGCCGACGCGATCCGCCACGGCACCGCGGTCAAGGGCGATGTCCTCGCGGTCGCGCGCATCGCCGGCATCATGGCCGCCAAGCGCACCAGCGATCTTATCCCGCTCTGCCACCCGCTGCCGCTCACCCGCGTCGCGATTGATCTCGCGCCCGATGCGGAAGGCGTCACCGTCACCGCGACCGCCGCGACCGAGGGCAAGACCGGCGTCGAAATGGAAGCGCTCACCGCCGCCAGCGTCGCGCTGCTGACGATCTACGATATGGCCAAGGCGATCGACAAGGCGATGGTCATCACCGGCGTGCGGCTGCTGGAGAAACGTGGCGGCAAGTCGGGCGAGTGGCGGGCTGGGGCGGAGTAGTTAACTACCCCCGTTCGTCCTGAGTAGCGGCCCTGAGCGCCTGCCTTGGCAGGCAGCCGAAGGGACGCGTATCGAAGGACCGGCCCGGCGCGAAACCCGTGCAGGCAAAGGCGCCGCACTCACGCAATCGCGAAGAACACCGCCAGCGCACGCGTCACCGCCAGCATCGCCTCGGCATCGAGGCTGCCGATCGTCGCGCCGATCTTATCGCGCTTCACCGACATCGCCTTGTCCACCATGATCTGCGAACGCGCCCGCAGGCCATTGGCAGGCGTCGGCTCGATCGTCGTGCGGATCAGCGGCGCGTCCACCAACGTTCTGGAGACGAGCAACACCGTCACCGTGCCGGTTTCGGCGAACTGATCGGACTGGATGATGAGCGCCGGGCGCGGTTTGCCGAAATCCCCCGACAGCGCAATGGTGACGAGATCGCCCCGCTTCACGCTTCGCCTGCGGGGTCCATATCGGCAAGCGCGGCGTCTAGGAATGCGTCCAGATCGGCGTCGGCGGCATCGGCCGCCGCGACGATGCGTGCCTGCCGCCGGCATTCCTCGGCGAAGCCGGCGCGTCGCGTGTCGGGCACCCAAATCTGAATCGGGCGCAAACCAGCGGCACGCAGTGCGTCGCGGCGCTTGCGGACCCGTTCATTGAGAGGTGCTGGCATCGCGCGGCCCTTTAGATTGTTACATGTAACGTATGCCTCGAACGGCGCGGACGCAAGGACGAGGTCGCGTTAAGACGCAAATGCACCGCAGACGGTTTAGATATTTATCCCCTTCGAAATTTAATATTTAAATTCATACGGATTTATTTTTTAATAACGAACGGTGCTCTCTCATGATGCGCCTGTTCGCGCGTTCCAATTTACTCATAATATTATCTCGCAACAAAATGAGTATCTTGAGCTGTATCATATCATCAATATTTCCAGACCTTAGTATGAGACCAGTTACAAAAGTTATATCGAATGCAGAAAGCTGTGCCGGGTCGACGAACCCGATATTACTCGCTCCGGCAAGGCCAGTCGGTGAACCAAGTTCGCGCAAAAGGCCGAGGCGAAACGCTATACCCTTTGGACTCGCATGCACGTTGTAACTTGCCATTCCATAGTAGGCTCTCATTTCGATCTTACCGGCGGCTTGTTCGAGATCGATGAAACGGGGCTTTTTCAGACCAAGGTGGAAGCCCGCCCAACCGTATTCGGAACCAAACCGGTCGCCGTACAAAACGAGCGCCTGAGCATAAGCGCTTTCGACTTCTGCAATCTCTTTTTTTGAAAGAGGAGCTAGCCCCAACGTTGAATGACTCGCCTGATAACGGTCCATCGCACGTTTCGCTTCGACAGCTTCGTGAGCTCGGTATCGTACGGCCAAATCTTCACCGAAATGCGCGATGACCGCTGCCACGATTGTAATCTCGTGCAACGTACGCCACCGCGCCATCGCACCGTCAGCGAACCCGTTCTCCATCAGGCACAGGATTTCAGCTACGACTTGGCAGGCACGAACATGCAGATGCCTAATTGTATCTTGAAGAACGAGGTTGCGTTTGGCGCGGGAACGCCGTCGACGCTGCTCCACTATGGCACCAATCTCGTGTGAGATGGTGTACATCATTCTCAGTATGTCAAACGCCGCACCCCATCGCTCTTCAAGACGTTCACGAAAGCCGCCGCCCGTTGCCAACTGCCAATCACGCTGCGCTCGCCAATCGCCTTTAAGGCTCTTGAGAATAATCTGCGCTGAATCGTCAATGATTTTGGTGATGATCGAGGGAACTTCGGTCTTCACAAACGAGTGTATCTCACGTTCGATATTTTGGATTTCGGCCGGGGTAAACTCTATCGTTATATCGCGTTCGTCCGCCGAATTAAACTCAAATGGTTTTTCGACTCTTGCGATTATATGATCGGCAAACGCCAGCGCTAGACCGTGGGGCGCGTTAGGTACTTTCTGATCAATTAACGCAGTGATTTTAGTCTTGAACAATTGCTTAGGTATAGCCTTCAACTGCGTTACAATAATCTTGTGAATATCTGTGGTTCGTGATTCTTTGTTACGCGACATAGTGCCCTCCCCGATCCCGGTATACTGGACGCGGGGATCAACTGCTACAATCCGCTCCCCACAGGAAACGCGACAGTAATCTAACGTCGGCCACGCTCTTAAAATCGGAGCGTGGGTTGGCGCCCTTACGCGGCGCATAAA
This genomic stretch from Sphingomonas panacis harbors:
- a CDS encoding DUF5677 domain-containing protein → MSRNKESRTTDIHKIIVTQLKAIPKQLFKTKITALIDQKVPNAPHGLALAFADHIIARVEKPFEFNSADERDITIEFTPAEIQNIEREIHSFVKTEVPSIITKIIDDSAQIILKSLKGDWRAQRDWQLATGGGFRERLEERWGAAFDILRMMYTISHEIGAIVEQRRRRSRAKRNLVLQDTIRHLHVRACQVVAEILCLMENGFADGAMARWRTLHEITIVAAVIAHFGEDLAVRYRAHEAVEAKRAMDRYQASHSTLGLAPLSKKEIAEVESAYAQALVLYGDRFGSEYGWAGFHLGLKKPRFIDLEQAAGKIEMRAYYGMASYNVHASPKGIAFRLGLLRELGSPTGLAGASNIGFVDPAQLSAFDITFVTGLILRSGNIDDMIQLKILILLRDNIMSKLERANRRIMREHRSLLKNKSV
- the moaC gene encoding cyclic pyranopterin monophosphate synthase MoaC codes for the protein MPDLTHLDETGAAHMVDVGGKAVTARQAIATGRITMSAAAADAIRHGTAVKGDVLAVARIAGIMAAKRTSDLIPLCHPLPLTRVAIDLAPDAEGVTVTATAATEGKTGVEMEALTAASVALLTIYDMAKAIDKAMVITGVRLLEKRGGKSGEWRAGAE
- a CDS encoding antitoxin MazE family protein; this encodes MPAPLNERVRKRRDALRAAGLRPIQIWVPDTRRAGFAEECRRQARIVAAADAADADLDAFLDAALADMDPAGEA
- a CDS encoding type II toxin-antitoxin system PemK/MazF family toxin, whose amino-acid sequence is MKRGDLVTIALSGDFGKPRPALIIQSDQFAETGTVTVLLVSRTLVDAPLIRTTIEPTPANGLRARSQIMVDKAMSVKRDKIGATIGSLDAEAMLAVTRALAVFFAIA